AGCTGATGCGTCCGCTGCGCGGATCATAAATGTGCTCGACACCACTCCTGATGTGCAGGATGGAACGGGCGCAAATGAAGCCCCGGAGCTGCGTGGAGGTGTGACATTCGATGGTGTCGGGTTCAGCTATAACGGCTCCGACGAAAGCGTGCTCAAGGATATATCCTTTGAAGCAGAGCCGGGCGAGACGATAGCGATCCTCGGCGCAACAGGCGCGGGCAAGTCCAGCTTGGCGCACTTGATCCCGAGGCTTTATGATGTGAGCGCCGGCAGCATAAAGATCGACGGTATGGATATCCGCGGACTGACCCAGGAGAGCCTGAGGCGGCAGATAGCCATGGTCTTGCAGGACACGATCCTGTTTTCCGGCACGATACGGGACAACATCCGGTTCGGCAGCCCGGATGCAACGGACGACGAGGTTGTGGAAGCGGCGAAGATGGCACAGGCTCATGAGTTTATTACCGGCTTTGCTGACGGGTATGATTCGGTGCTGGGCCAGCGTGGCGTCAACATCTCCGGAGGGCAGAAGCAGCGCCTTTCCATAGCGCGGGCGCTGGTCAGCCGCCCTGCAATATTGATCCTGGACGACTGCACCAGCTCGGTCGATATGATTACCGAACGCAGGATATTTGATGCGCTGAACGCCTGGTCGCACAAGTGCACCCGGTTTGTAATAGCGCAGAGGATCAGGTCCATAGTCGATTCCGATAAGATACTTGTGATAGAGGACGGAACGCTCGCTTCAGTCGGCACTCATGATGAGCTTTTGAAATCCAGTGAAGTCTACCAGGGGATATACCAGTCACAGGTGGGCGCAGCGGAGGTCGACAGTGGCAGCTAAACGCACAATGACCGACCATATGGGGCCCAGACACGGGGGACTTATGAGCAGCGTGTCGGTGAAAAACCGCCGCGTTATCCTCAGACGACTCTGGAAATACCTGCAGACTTACAGGCTCGGGCTTATCTGGATCACATTTCTGGTTGCCGCCACGACCGGTTTGTCGCTGTGCGGGCCATTTTTAATAGGCAGGGCGATAGACAAATATATCTCTCACGGCGATCTGCCGGGCCTTGCTCATGTGATCGGCCTGCTGATTGTTGTGTATCTTCTGAGCGCGGGCGGGACGTGGCTGCAGTCCATAGGTATGATCCGCATCGCTCAAAAGTGTGTGAAAGATATCAGGGGCGACCTCTTTGGCCACCTGCAGGCACTCTCACTTCGATTTTTCGACCGCAATGCGCATGGCGAACTGATGAGTAGACTCACCAACGATACCGATACCATAAGCTCGACTCTTGCAGACGGTGTGGCCCAGCTTATCGGGAGCGTGTTGTCTATTGTGGGCGCAGGGATCATCATGTTCAAGTTGAACTGGCTTTTGGCGATTGCGTGCCTTGTAACGGTGCCGTTCATCACGATCTCGACCAGGCTCATGGCCGAGCGCACCAGACAGGGCTTTCGCGCGAGGCAGGACTCGCTGGGGCAGCTCAACGGCGTAATTGAAGAGTCGATTACCGGCCAGAGGGTCATCAAGACATGCTGTCATGAGCGGCAGGCTGCCGAGGATTTCGGCAGGGCCAATGTCGACCTGAAGCGGACTGCGGTCAAGGCGCTGATATATATCGGTCTGATGGGCCCGATGATGAACATGTATCGCAACATCGGATTTGCGATAGTGACCGGCACCGGTGCGTGGATGGTGGCAAAGGGCATGACCACGATAGGGATCGTCGCCGCATTCATCAACTATGCGGATTATTTCAACAGGCCGCTTATCCAGATCGCGAACATATACGGCACGATCCAGCAGGCTCTCGCCGGGGCCGAGCGTGTGTTTGCAGTTATGGACGAGACATCCAGCGATATCGACGATACCGATGCGCTGGATACGGGCGATGTGCGCGGTGAGATAGACTTCAAGAATGTCAGTTTCGGTTATAATGAAGAGTCACTGGTGCTCAAAGACATAACGTTTCACGTTGATGCGGGGCAGACGGTGGCGCTCGTCGGCTCCACAGGCGCGGGGAAGACCACTATCATCAACCTCTTGACCCGCTTCTACGACATAGATAAGGGCAGCATAAGCCTTGACGGCAGGGATATCCGGGACCTCAAAAAGAGCGCTCTTCGCACATCCCTGGGGATAGTTCTTCAGGATACTTTTTTGTTTACCGACACCGTCAGCGAGAATATCCGCTACGGCAGGCCGGATGCCACCGATGCGCAGGTGGAAGCCGCCGCTAAATTCGCCAACGCCGATCCGTTTATTCACCATCTGCCGCATGGTTACGATACTCTGCTTACCGATGCGGGAGGGAGCCTGAGCCAGGGTCAGCGGCAGTTACTTGCGATAGCCCGCGCGCTGCTTGCGGACCCCGCTGTATTGATACTGGACGAGGCGACCAGCAGCGTGGATACGCGCACCGAAATCCATATCCAACAGGCGCTGCACCGACTGATGGAGGGCAGGACCAGCTTCGTCATTGCGCACAGGTTGAATACGATTCAGCGCGCGGACAAAATTATCGTTATTGAAAATGGTGAGGTAGCAGAGCAGGGGACGCATGAACAGCTTCTTAACAAATTGGGCCCATATTACCGGTTGTATACAAGTCATATCGGTTTGGTCAAATAAATAAGTCAATTGATTAAAGAAGCAAGCTGGTATATAATCTTTCCAATATGGCAGACTCGGCACTAGACCGAAAGAAGCTGTGGAGGGAAGAGTATGTGTAGATATTCAGTCATCGCGCTTATTGCTCTGATATGTTTTTGCGCCGGACCCGTGTCCGCGAAAAATGCCACGCAGCAGGCTAAGAAATCTGAAAAAGCCGCCAAACCCGGCAAGCAGACGACTCTCGACCTGGCTGCGAAGTATATTAAGGCCTACGAGTCTAAACTCGACTTCAAGACTCAGCAGGACATCAAGGCGATTGGAACCAAGATATGGATGAGCAAAGGCCTAAAGTCCACGTATGATGATGCCATAAACGGCTATGTAGACGCTCTGACCCTCCAGCTTGCCTCGCAAAAGAACTTCAAGGCTATTGCGGTCGCATCGGCCATTCTGGTTCAGAGCGCTCCTGATAGTCCACGAACGACCAACCTCTTCGGCGCTGTGCTCCATTCTCTGGATAAATTCAACGACTCTGCGCTTGTCTATCAATATATACTTACCATTACGCCCAAGAGTGAACTTATAAAGCTCAACCTCGCAAATGTCTATGAGGATTTGAAAGAGTGGGAGAAGGCCAAGTCACTTGCCGATAGTGTGGTTGCCGAAAACAGCGAGTGCAAGGCTGCGCACAAGGTGCTGGCTCATTACTGGTATGAAAAGAAGAACATGAACTTTTTTGGCGACGAGTTGGTAAAGTCTTCCACTTTCAAAGGCTTTGTGAGGAACAAGCTCTCCAAAAAGAACAAGAAGATAAAAGAGGCCCAGGCTCAGGAGGAAGACACTGCGGAGACTCTGGAGCGGAAAGTCGAAGAAGTTAAAGATGTTGTCCCCACCACCACCGCCGACATCATAGAAGACGATTTTCCAGCCGAGGCCGAAAAGATTCGCGATAGATACTGCAAACTCACTGGTGATGAGCAGTTTATACTCCCACTTCTGCCGCAGTGCAATACCAATGATCCAAAAGCTTACAGGCAGAGCGCGCCTATTCTTAAGATGTGGGTCAAGGTCTTTTACACTAACGCTGCAAAAGTTGAAGCCGCGCACTTGGGAGTCGATATCAACGCCAGCAAAGAGGTTATTCATGCTCAAGGTAAGGCCGCCGCAAAAAAACAAATGACTGAAAGCATGCAAAATGCCCAAGAGATGCTCAAATATATGCAAAACCTGAATGTAAAGGGCATGAACGGCACTCAAAAGGCCAAAATAAACGAGGCGCTAAAGCAGCTCAAGCAGGTAAGCAAAGAGAAGGGCGTCAAGCTGGAAGACAAGCCCGTAGACATGACCAAGATTCCGGGCTTTGATTGGGGTTCACAGATAGTTATCAAGAACTATCAGGACTATCTGAAGATCGAAAGGACCTATGAGCAGTATTTCACGAAGTATTTCGACAAAAAATATCGTGGTGAGGCCGACGATATCTCAAGAGTCTATTTGCAGAAAGTCCAGGAGGAAGATACTTACCACGCTCAAAAAATGGAAGAGCTCAAGAAAGAGCACGATGCCGGCAAACACGGAGAAAAAGACATTCCCTGCCGCAAGGAGATCCTCAGGCACAAGAAAAAGCTGAATGAGATTGGTTTAGCGTCATATCAGCGTTGGGTGAACCTGTATATGCCCGAATACACCCAGAAGATGAAGCCGACGATAGACGCCTATTACAAGACCTGTATGCTCTATGTGAAGAACATGAACGACCCCAAGGTCATGGAGCGCGAGTTCTACAAAGTCCGGCAGATGCATATGAATTATGCGACGAGGGCGGCAAGTCTTGTCTTAGAGGGCGGCCAGTACCAATATGTAGGCGAGACGGATGAAGAAGAAGAGCAACTTCGCCAGGACGAAATAGCTGCCGAAAAGGAAGCAAAAGAGAAGAAACCGGATTACGAAGCTAAGTTCAAGGAACCTGAGTTCGACCTGTCAAAGTGGCTTGAGGATCACCTGGTTATGGAGGTTTCGTGCGAGTTCCTCTCGCTCAAGATCAACTCCAAGAGTATAGAGTTTGAGGCGTGGGCATTTGGCCCGGGCGCAGGCATAAAGTATGACTGGACTGCCCAGGTCATGGAGACATACACGGGCGCAGGTGCCAAATTTGAGATTGGTGTGAACGTGGCAGGAGCCGAGCTTAAGACTGAGGCAAAGGGAGACTTCATCAGAAAGACAGCGAAATGGGACTTTGCAAACGGCACGTATGAAGAGAGTTACGGTGCCAAGGGTGAGATAAAAGTCACGGCAGCCGATCTGCTCTCTGTAGGCGGAGAGATGACTGTAAACACCCAGCTAGAGGCAAAGA
The nucleotide sequence above comes from Armatimonadota bacterium. Encoded proteins:
- a CDS encoding ABC transporter ATP-binding protein → MAAKRTMTDHMGPRHGGLMSSVSVKNRRVILRRLWKYLQTYRLGLIWITFLVAATTGLSLCGPFLIGRAIDKYISHGDLPGLAHVIGLLIVVYLLSAGGTWLQSIGMIRIAQKCVKDIRGDLFGHLQALSLRFFDRNAHGELMSRLTNDTDTISSTLADGVAQLIGSVLSIVGAGIIMFKLNWLLAIACLVTVPFITISTRLMAERTRQGFRARQDSLGQLNGVIEESITGQRVIKTCCHERQAAEDFGRANVDLKRTAVKALIYIGLMGPMMNMYRNIGFAIVTGTGAWMVAKGMTTIGIVAAFINYADYFNRPLIQIANIYGTIQQALAGAERVFAVMDETSSDIDDTDALDTGDVRGEIDFKNVSFGYNEESLVLKDITFHVDAGQTVALVGSTGAGKTTIINLLTRFYDIDKGSISLDGRDIRDLKKSALRTSLGIVLQDTFLFTDTVSENIRYGRPDATDAQVEAAAKFANADPFIHHLPHGYDTLLTDAGGSLSQGQRQLLAIARALLADPAVLILDEATSSVDTRTEIHIQQALHRLMEGRTSFVIAHRLNTIQRADKIIVIENGEVAEQGTHEQLLNKLGPYYRLYTSHIGLVK